A single genomic interval of Camelina sativa cultivar DH55 chromosome 11, Cs, whole genome shotgun sequence harbors:
- the LOC104727272 gene encoding 60S ribosomal protein L26-2 — translation MKYNPRVTSSRRKNRKAHFTAPSSVRRVLMSSPLSKDLRHKYNVRSMPIRKDDEVQVVRGTFKGREGKVMQVYRRKWVIHIERITREKVNGTTVNVGVNASNVMITKLRLDKDRKSLLERKANGRAAADKEKGTKFSAADVMENVD, via the coding sequence ATGAAGTACAATCCTCGTGTGACCTCTTCTCGCCGGAAGAACAGGAAGGCTCACTTCACAGCTCCTTCGAGCGTGAGACGCGTGCTCATGAGCTCGCCGCTATCCAAAGATCTCCGACATAAGTACAATGTCAGATCGATGCCGATTCGTAAAGACGACGAGGTGCAAGTTGTTCGTGGGACGTTCAAAGGAAGAGAAGGGAAGGTGATGCAGGTGTATCGCCGTAAGTGGGTGATTCACATCGAGAGAATCACAAGGGAGAAGGTCAACGGAACAACGGTCAACGTCGGTGTTAATGCGTCGAATGTGATGATCACTAAGCTCCGTCTCGACAAGGACAGGAAATCGCTTTTGGAGCGTAAGGCTAATGGACGTGCTGCCGCGGATAAGGAGAAGGGTACCAAGTTCTCAGCGGCTGATGTTATGGAGAACGTAGATTGA
- the LOC104727273 gene encoding mitochondrial outer membrane protein porin 2, with amino-acid sequence MSKGPGLFADIGKKAKDLLTRDYNTDQKFSISTYSASGVALTSTALKKGGVHAADVATQYKYKNALFDVKIDTDSSVLTTVTFTEILPSTKAIASFKVPDYNSAKLEVQYFHDHATVTAAAALKQNPLIDITATLGSPVISFGAEAGYDTTSKTFTKYNAGISVTKPDACLSVILGDKGDSVKASYLHHFDEFKRTATVGEVYRKFSTNENTITVGGVYAIDHSTTVKAKLNNHGTLGALFQHEVMPKSLVTVSSEIDTKALEKHPRFGLSLALKP; translated from the exons ATCTGTTGACGAGAGACTACAACACCGATCAGAAATTCAGTATTTCCACTTACAGTGCCTCCGGCGTG GCCCTTACATCTACTGCTCTGAAGAAAGGAGGAGTTCATGCTGCTGATGTTGCCACACAATACAAGTACAAGAATGCTTTGTTTGATGTCAAAATCGACACTGATTCTAGT GTTTTGACAACAGTCACATTCACCGAGATCCTCCCATCCACAAAAGCCATCGCCTCCTTCAAAGTCCCTGATTACAATTCTGCTAAG CTCGAGGTCCAATACTTCCACGACCACGCAACAGTAACCGCTGCTGCAGCTTTGAAACAAAACCCACTAATTGACATAACAGCTACTCTTGGTTCACCAGTCATCTCATTTGGTGCTGAAGCTGGATATGACACAACCTCCAAAACCTTCACCAAGTACAATGCTGGGATCAGTGTGACAAAACCAGACGCTTGCCTTTCTGTGATATT gggAGACAAAGGAGACTCAGTCAAAGCATCGTACCTTCATCACTTTGATGAATTTAAGAGAACCGCAACAGTTGGTGAGGTTTACAGGAAATTCTCAACTAATGAAAACACGATAACGGTTGGTGGGGTGTACGCGATTGATCATTCGACTACAGTGAAAGCTAAGCTCAACAACCATGGCACACTCGGTGCTCTTTTCCAGCACGAGGTCATGCCCAAATCACTAGTGACGGTTTCCAGTGAGATTGACACAAAGGCTTTAGAAAAGCATCCAAGGTTTGGTCTCTCTCTTGCTCTCAAACCTTGA